The sequence tcctgaggaaactacaatccatcggtgatcgtCCTGATAACAccgtcctggccactatggatgtagaagccctctacaccaacattccacacaaagatggactacaagccatcaagaacactatccccgatttaatgtcacggctaacctggtggctgaactttgtgactttgtccttacccataactattttacatttggggacaatgtataccttcagatcagcggcactgctatgggtacccgcatggccccacagtatgccaacatttttatggctgatttagaacaacgcttcctcagctctcgtcccctaacgcccctactttacttgcgctatattgatgacatcttcatcatctggacccatggaaaagaagcccttgaggaattccaccatgatttcaacaatttccatcccaccatcaacctcagcctggtccagtccacacaagagatccacttcctggacactacagtgctaataaacgatggtcacatcaacaccaccctataccggaaacctactgaccgctattcctacctacatgcctccagctttcaccctgaccacaccacacgatccatcgtctacagccaagctctgcgatacaaccgcatttgctccaacccctcagacagagacagacacctacaagatctctatcaagcattcttgcaactgcagtacccacctgcggaagtgaagaaacagattgatagagccagaagagttcccagaagtcacctactacaggacaggcctaacaaagaaaataacagaacgccactagccgtcaccttcagcccccaactaaaacccctccaacgcattattaaggatctacaacctatcctgaaggatgacccaacactctcacaaatcttgggagaaaggccagtccttgcctacagacagccccccaacctgaagcgaatactcaccaacaaccacataccacacaacagaaccactaacccaggaacctatccttgcaacaaagcccgttgccaactgtgcccacatatctattcagggaacaccatcacagggcctaacaacatcagccacactatcagaggctcgttcacctgcacatccaccaatgtgatatatgccatcatgtgccagcaatgcccctctgccatgtacattggtcaaactggacagtctctacgtaaaagaataaatggacacaaatcagatgttaagaattataacattcataaaccagtcggagaacacttcaatctctctggtcacgcaatcacagacatgagggtcgctatcttaaagcaaaaaaacttcaaatccagactccagcgagaaactgctgaattggaattcatttgcaaattggatactattaatttgggcttgaatagagactgggagtggctaagtcattatgcaaggtagcctatctccccttgcttttttcctacaacccccccccccccaagacgttctggttaaacttggattattgctgtgcacattgtaagatgagctattgccagcaggagagtgagtttgtgtgtgtggcttttggaggggtgtgtgtgttgtgggggggggggggtgagaaaacctggattagtgctggaaacgaccctacttgataatcactttagataagctgttaccagcaggagagtggggtgggaggaagttttgtttcatggtct is a genomic window of Natator depressus isolate rNatDep1 chromosome 1, rNatDep2.hap1, whole genome shotgun sequence containing:
- the LOC141987932 gene encoding uncharacterized protein LOC141987932; translated protein: MGTRMAPQYANIFMADLEQRFLSSRPLTPLLYLRYIDDIFIIWTHGKEALEEFHHDFNNFHPTINLSLVQSTQEIHFLDTTVLINDGHINTTLYRKPTDRYSYLHASSFHPDHTTRSIVYSQALRYNRICSNPSDRDRHLQDLYQAFLQLQYPPAEVKKQIDRARRVPRSHLLQDRPNKENNRTPLAVTFSPQLKPLQRIIKDLQPILKDDPTLSQILGERPVLAYRQPPNLKRILTNNHIPHNRTTNPGTYPCNKARCQLCPHIYSGNTITGPNNISHTIRGSFTCTSTNVIYAIMCQQCPSAMYIGQTGQSLRKRINGHKSDVKNYNIHKPVGEHFNLSGHAITDMRVAILKQKNFKSRLQRETAELEFICKLDTINLGLNRDWEWLSHYASEQPFGNCNFRGMSVAIPNCLF